The Eleutherodactylus coqui strain aEleCoq1 chromosome 6, aEleCoq1.hap1, whole genome shotgun sequence genome window below encodes:
- the LOC136571911 gene encoding olfactory receptor 5AR1-like: MGPVNHTKDMDFILIGLSSDPKTKIALFILLSLVYTTAISGNLALIAITQLANELRKPMYRFICNLALLDISFTSVTVPKMLIGFLVEHNYISYIGCFIQLYFFHFLGCAECLLLSIMGYDRYVAICHPLRYSQIMSKKTCICLAFGCWMTGVLYSFAHTILTSTVSFCASMEVNHFFCDMPPLLELSCTDTIINVIVILGLGGLASGASFLLTIISYFFIISTILQIRCTVGRRKAFSTCASHLTVVVIFYGTIIIMYLRPQSSYSMEDDKMLTLFFNVVTPVLNPMIYSMRNKEVKCAFKKLWMRRKHYDTVK, translated from the coding sequence ATGGGACCAGTTAACCACACTAAAGACATGGACTTTATTTTAATTGGATTATCCAGTGACCCAAAAACAAAGATTGCATTATTCATATTATTGTCTCTGGTTTACACTACAGCAATATCAGGAAATTTGGCGTTGATTGCAATTACACAACTTGCCAATGAACTACGAAAACCAATGTATAGATTCATATGCAATTTAGCTCTTTTAGACATTTCATTTACATCAGTGACTGTCCCCAAAATGCTGATTGGATTTCTTGTAGAACATAACTACATATCATATATTGGATGTTTTATTCAGCTCTATTTCTTTCACTTTCTGGGATGTGCTGAATGCCTTCTTTTAAGTATTATGGGTTATGATCGATACGTGGCTATTTGCCATCCCTTACGTTACTCTCAAATCATGAGCAAGAAAACCTGCATATGTCTGGCGTTTGGTTGTTGgatgactggggttctttactcaTTTGCTCATACAATACTTACTTCAACTGTATCTTTTTGTGCTTCCATGGAAGTGAACCATTTCTTCTGTGACATGCCACCCTTATTGGAATTATCGTGTACAGACACAATAATCAATGTCATTGTTATCTTGGGTCTAGGTGGTCTTGCTTCTGGTGCATCATTTTTATTAACCATAATATCttatttttttatcatttctACAATTCTGCAAATCCGTTGTACAGTAGGCAGACGGAAAGCTTTTTCTACATGTGCATCCCACCTTACAGTTGTGGTAATATTTTATGGCACTATCATAATTATGTATTTAAGGCCGCAATCAAGTTATTCTATGGAAGATGATAAAATGCTTACTCTATTTTTTAATGTTGTAACTCCAGTTTTAAATCCCATGATATATAGCATGAGAAACAAAGAAGTCAAATGTGCATTTAAAAAACTTTGGATGAGAAGAAAACATTACGACACAGTCAAGTAA